One region of Cucurbita pepo subsp. pepo cultivar mu-cu-16 chromosome LG03, ASM280686v2, whole genome shotgun sequence genomic DNA includes:
- the LOC111791874 gene encoding uncharacterized protein LOC111791874, whose amino-acid sequence MASSTSVKKNFMPPGLVSNLEDVLRKKGAGERGEESKDVSASVEPSSSTSDANLEDSGTRKPIILVTNSEGIESPGLTYLVEGLVREGSYNVYVCAPQSDKSVSSHSVTLRETVAVSSAEINGATAYEVSGTPVDCVSLAMSGALFSWSKPLLVISGINRGSSCGHHMFYSGLVAGAREALICGVPSISISLNWKKDQSQESDFKDAASVCLPLINAAMSDIEKGNFPKSCSLNIEIPTSPLTNKGFKSTKQSLWRSTLNWQAVTANRPAGHYMSNQQSIGLQLAQLGRDASAAGAARRLTTQRQNIVEIESTGAVGKSDSGRVKKFFRMEFQDKEHDIKDDDLDFRALENGFVAVTPFSLTPNIDLDVQTAASDWITTALHQAQ is encoded by the exons ATGGCTTCCTCTACTTCTGTCAAGAAGAACTTCATGCCTCCGGGCCTTGTTTCCAATCTTGAAGATGTTCTTCGCAAGAAGGGTGCTGGTGAACGAGGCGAAGAATCTAAGGATGTTAGTGCATCGGTTGAGCCGTCCTCTTCTACTTCTGATGCCAATCTTGAGGATTCTGGAACTCGGAAGCCGATTATTCTTGTTACTAACAGCGAAGGAATCGAATCTCCCGGCCTTACTTACCTCGTTGAAGGCCTTGTTCGCGAAGGTTCATATAACGTCTATGTCTGCGCTCCGCAATC GGACAAATCAGTTTCGAGTCATTCTGTGACTCTTCGAGAAACTGTTGCCGTGAGTTCTGCTGAAATTAACGGTGCCACAGCCTATGAAGTTTCGG GAACGCCTGTAGATTGTGTCTCATTAGCAATGTCTGGAGCTCTTTTTTCCTGGTCGAAGCCTCTTCTG GTCATTAGTGGAATTAACCGGGGATCGAGCTGTGGTCATCACAT GTTTTACTCAGGCCTCGTTGCTGGAGCAAGGGAGGCATTGATTTGTGGTGTCCCATCCATATCAATATCTCTGAATTG GAAGAAGGATCAAAGCCAAGAAAGTGACTTCAAGGATGCTGCGTCGGTCTGTTTGCCTTTGATAAATGCAGCTATGAGCGATATAGAAAAGGGAAATTTTCCTAAAAGCTGTTCTCTCAACATTGAAATACCTACTTCACCTCTGACGAACAAG GGATTTAAATCAACAAAGCAAAGTCTGTGGAGATCTACTTTAAATTGGCAGGCTGTTACGGCCAACAGGCCTGCAGGACATTATATGTCTAATCAGCAAAGTATTGGTCTTCAGCTTGCACAACTTGGTCGAGATGCTTCTGCTGCT gGAGCAGCTCGCCGTTTGACCACACAACGGCAGAATATAGTGGAAATTGAATCAACTGGAGCAGTGGGAAAATCTGATTCTGGGCGGGTGAAGAAGTTCTTCAGAATGGAG TTTCAGGATAAGGAGCATGATATCAAGGACGATGATCTGGATTTTAGAGCCCTTGAAAATGGATTT GTTGCAGTAACCCCCTTTTCCCTCACCCCCAACATTGATTTGGACGTCCAAACAGCTGCCTCTGATTGGATCACCACTGCACTTCATCAGGCGCAATAA
- the LOC111789757 gene encoding aminopeptidase M1-like: MEQKQKILAQFKGQSRLPNFAIPNRYDLHLNTDLSACSFSGIVRITLAILNDTKFIVLNALELDVHGVSYSNSNSNSNSNSNAQSYRPSHVILDEEDEILVLVFDDVLGVGEGILEIEFSAPLNGHLKGFYKCTYVDGGVKKNMAVTQFEAVDARRCFPCWDEPALKASFKISLDIPKELMALSNMPVLDEKLNGDIKTVSFEESPNMSTYLVAFVVGLLDYIEDTTAEGIKVRVYCPLGKSEQGRVSLNIAVKVLDYFTKYFSMSYPLPKLDMVAVPEFGGGAMENNGLIVYRENLLLYDELHSSAENKQILAICVAHEVAHHWFGNLVTLAWWSDLWLNEGFATWISYMAIDTLFPEWKMWTQFLQQTARGLVIDALEESHPIEMEIHPARSIDDKFDAISYKKGSTIIQMLQIYLGDDNFQKALSEYIKRYAWKNAKTDDLWAVISEESGTQINLMMDTWTKQMGYPVIYVKSRDTTLEFEQSHFLLSGQHSGSQWIIPITFSLGSYNKHKNFLLETKFHVVDISKDFAGTIPNTGDGNFWIKVNTSQSGFYRVKYDDKLESQLRKAIENSLLSDTDKFGILDDAYALCQAGHQSLSSVLSLIDVYRKELDYIVTSRLIYVCNGIVNIATEAIPDLVFELKQFFINVLHFSATKLGWEAIPGEGHSSAILRGKIYGALVSFDDGKTHDEAMHRFQAYVRDRKTTLFSADTKKAVYLAVMRKATVSSRNGFESMLQLYREAETAEDKEEILRILAACPDPDLLVEALDFFISEEVREQDVIYGLSGISFEGRHRAWEWFKENWEPIFNKYGHILLTNFVRDIITPFCSNEEADEIEAFFATHPHEMVAMDLKQSLEQVRIKARWVEFIRQDHSLPDLISKLAA; this comes from the exons ATGGAGCAGAAGCAGAAGATATTAGCTCAATTCAAAGGCCAATCCAGGCTCCCCAACTTCGCAATTCCAAACCGCTACGATCTTCATCTCAACACCGATCTCTCTGCCTGTTCTTTCTCAGGAATCGTACGGATTACTCTCGCCATTCTCAATGATACCAAGTTCATCGTCTTGAACGCTTTGGAGCTCGACGTTCATGGAGTTTCCTACTCCAACTCCAACTCCAACTCCAACTCCAACTCCAACGCTCAG AGTTATAGGCCTTCTCATGTTATTCTGGATGAAGAAGACGAGATACTCGTTTTGGTGTTTGACGATGTGCTTGGCGTTGGGGAAGGAATTTTGGAGATCGAGTTTTCTGCTCCTCTCAACGGGCATCTGAAGGGGTTTTACAAATG CACTTATGTTGATGGAGGTGTGAAGAAGAATATGGCAGTTACTCAGTTTGAAGCAGTGGATGCACGGCGGTGTTTTCCATGTTGGGATGAACCTGCCCTGAAG GcgagcttcaaaatttcattagaTATACCAAAAGAGTTGATGGCACTATCCAACATGCCTGTTTTGGATGAAAAGCTCAATGGGGACATTAAGACCGTTTCTTTTGAGGAATCTCCAAATATGTCAACCTATTTGGTGGCTTTTGTGGTTGGTTTGTTGGATTATATTGAAGACACCACGGCAGAAG GGATAAAGGTTCGTGTATATTGTCCTTTGGGAAAGAGTGAGCAAGGGAGAGTTTCCCTAAATATTGCTGTCAAGGTCCTCGATTATTTTACCAA gtACTTCTCAATGAGCTATCCTCTTCCTAAACTGGATATGGTTGCTGTTCCTGAATTTGGTGGTGGGGCTATGGAGAATAATGGTTTGATCGTATATCGTGAAAATTTATTGCTCTATGATGAGTTACATTCAAGTGCTGAAAACAAGCAGATA CTCGCTATATGTGTGGCACATGAAGTTGCACACCATTGGTTCGGAAATTTGGTCACTTTGGCCTGGTGGAGTGATTTATGGCTAAACGAGGGCTTTGCTACATGG ATAAGCTACATGGCAATTGACACATTGTTTCCTGAGTGGAAAATGTGGACACAATTTCTCCAACAGACTGCTAGAGGCCTAGTTATTGATGCATTGGAAGAATCTCATCCAATTGAA ATGGAGATACACCCTGCTCGTTCAATTGATGACAAATTTGATGCTATAAGCTATAAGAAAGGATCTACAATAATTCAGATGTTACAGATATACCTTGGCGATGACAACTTTCAA AAAGCTTTGAGTGAGTACATAAAGAGATACGCTTGGAAAAATGCGAAAACAGATGATTTATGGGCTGTCATTTCCGAGGAATCTGGTACACAAATAAACTTAATGATGGACACCTGGACGAAACAGATGGGGTATCCTGTTATCTATGTGAAGTCCAGAGATACTACACTGGAATTTGAGCAG TCACATTTCTTGTTGTCTGGGCAGCATTCTGGTAGCCAATGGATCATTCCAATCACTTTTTCACTTGGTTCAtacaacaaacacaaaaacttCCTTCTGGAAACGAAGTTTCATGTGGTCGATATATCAAAAGATTTTGCTGGAACAATACCAAACACAGGGGATGGAAATTTTTGGATCAAAGTGAACACAAGCCAGAGTGGTTTTTATAGGGTAAAATATGATGATAAGCTTGAATCTCAATTGAGGAAGGCAATAGAAAACAGCTTACTGTCGGATACAGACAAGTTTG GTATCTTAGATGATGCATATGCACTTTGTCAAGCTGGTCATCAATCATTATCATCCGTGCTTTCGTTAATTGATGTGTACAGGAAAGAGCTTGACTACATTGTGACTTCAAGGCTCATTTAT GTCTGTAATGGGATCGTGAACATTGCAACTGAAGCCATTcctgatttagtttttgaattgAAACAGTTTTTCATCAATGTCCTCCACTTCTCTGCCAC AAAATTAGGATGGGAGGCAATACCTGGTGAGGGCCATTCAAGTGCTATACTGAGAGGAAAAATTTACGGGGCACTAGTCTCATTTGATGATGGTAAAACTCACGATGAAGCAATGCATCGTTTTCAAGCTTATGTGAGAGATAGAAAGACCACTCTTTTTTCAGCTGACACAAAGAAG GCTGTTTATTTGGCTGTCATGAGGAAAGCCACCGTTTCTAGTAGGAATGGATTTGAATCCATGTTACAACTCTACAGAGAAGCTGAAACAGCTGaagacaaagaagaaattttgC GGATTTTAGCTGCTTGTCCAGACCCAGATTTACTTGTGGAAGCActggatttttttatttcagaGGAG GTTCGAGAGCAAGACGTTATCTATGGGCTTTCAGGAATAAGCTTTGAGGGTCGTCACAGGGCATGGGAATGGTTTAAG GAGAACTGGGAGCCCATCTTTAACAAATATGGTCATATTTTGTTAACCAACTTCGTCCGTGACATTATCACTCCG TTTTGCAGCAATGAGGAAGCAGACGAAATAGAAGCGTTTTTTGCAACCCACCCACACGAAATGGTTGCTATGGATCTGAAGCAAAGCCTTGAGCAAGTTCGCATCAAAGCGAGGTGGGTTGAATTCATTAGGCAAGATCATTCTCTACCTGACCTCATTAGTAAACTTGCTGCCTAA
- the LOC111789972 gene encoding protein BFR2, which produces MEIAGEDGSKLVPREPVTIFGRGSGFACKDRTVSRRHILIEAKTSENSNGVPMEPRVSFEVIGKNPIWVRSGKNGEIRTFRCSEKGEMVPGESFCMGGQELMWFELNKIGEFEEGEKICSRSSDSEDIDVSGIDPVKEFGFLAKGHEFECYGNRVIRDAKKWDWFLDEPRKDSDDDEDYGRKQKSRVRGKRKKGANNDDEDWTDENEDAVGMITKTKKFQRPKYSTRSKDSNKTHKDQKKAAKSSKDYVEEDEDDETLGGFIVDDEVDNEELMNEDEDEEEFSDDEEDD; this is translated from the exons ATGGAGATAGCTGGCGAAGACGGTTCAAAGTTAGTTCCACGAGAGCCAGTGACGATTTTCGGAAGAGGCTCAGGTTTTGCTTGCAAAGATCGAACAGTTTCTCGTCGTCACATTTTAATCGAAGCTAAAACCTCAGAGAACAGTAATGGAGTTCCCATGGAGCCTAGGGTTTCCTTCGAGGTTATCGGAAAGAATCCTATTTGGGTTCGGAGTGGAAAAAATGGCGAAATCAGAACATTTAGATGTTCGGAAAAGGGCGAGATGGTGCCTGGCGAATCGTTCTGCATGGGCGGGCAGGAACTGATGTGGttcgaattaaacaaaatcgGTGAATTCGAAGAAGGGGAGAAAATTTGTTCGCGTTCTTCTGATTCGGAGGATATCGATGTTTCTGGCATTGATCCTGTCAAAG AATTTGGTTTCCTTGCCAAAGGACACGAGTTCGAATGCTATGGCAATCGAGTGATTCGTGATGCAAAAAAGTGGGACTGGTTTTTGGATGAGCCGAGAAAAGACAGTGACGACGACGAAGATTATGGAAGGAAACAGAAGAGCAGAGTAAGgggaaagaggaaaaaaggaGCAAACAATGACGATGAAGATTGGACGGATGAGAATGAAGATGCTGTGGGAATgattacaaaaacaaagaagtttcAAAGACCCAAATACTCCACAAGGTCAAAAGACAGCAATAAAACTCACAAGGATCAAAAGAAGGCTGCTAAATCTAGTAAAGACtatgttgaagaagatgaagatgatgaaacTTTAGGAGGTTTTATTGTAGATGATGAAGTAGATAATGAGGAATTGATGAATGAAgatgaagacgaagaagaattTTCGGATGACGAGGAGGACGATTGA